CTCAACTGCCGCATACCGTGCTGGTGGCCCGCCTTTTGTCGGGCTTCAGCCCCGACCGCTGGCAGAGCTTCTGCCGCGACTACGCGGAAAGCAGATGGTGCGTGCTGCCCGTGGCAGGGTCGGCTCTGCCCGATACCATGCCTGACCCCCGGCCCGAACTGCCGAGCCAGGTGGTCAACGTGCTCATCAACAGGCTTTTCCTGGATCAGATAGAGCGCGAAGTCTTGCGTTTTTCGCGTTCAGGGGGCGACCTTTGCCTCATATATGCCGATATTACTTACAGAAACGCAGCCGACACGCCGTGGGGACGGGATGAGTTTGAGCATCTGGATGCTGCCCTGGCCGCCGCCTTGCGTGAACACAGCGAAGCCTGCGACAGCCTCAGTCATGTGGCCGGGGGGCGCTATTCCCTGCTGTTGCCAGGGGTGAACCCTT
This window of the Desulfovibrio sp. genome carries:
- a CDS encoding diguanylate cyclase domain-containing protein, which translates into the protein MSSNAELDALARELLALRTAGAADDPVPGAGSQLPHTVLVARLLSGFSPDRWQSFCRDYAESRWCVLPVAGSALPDTMPDPRPELPSQVVNVLINRLFLDQIEREVLRFSRSGGDLCLIYADITYRNAADTPWGRDEFEHLDAALAAALREHSEACDSLSHVAGGRYSLLLPGVNPLRARLLADQIQKTFVRQVGLRNTALASNGPVCALGIACINPGTGATGQTLLTQAEDALKNALSQQSGHICLAGGASLEERASLVHSSEKRFLFFGRNN